The Deltaproteobacteria bacterium genome window below encodes:
- a CDS encoding PAS domain S-box protein — MARQGVEKGQSNSVVSNKGRSKRLSRVDKLLQEIERLRNFNESIIQSISSGLILVDNGGKISYINKATEKILAYTPEEVIGKDFEILHLREKKNLMGTPFDPSGDIDTRREGSIRRKDGVDIPTGFTISNHVDVHGSKIGEIVIFRDLTDVYKMQEEILRMDRLVSLGEISSGIAHEIRNPLAGIKTTAQAMGEDMDRNDPKREYLNRITKEIDRLNDLLKMFFSFAKPQKPNLVFCNIKDVVTEITPLLIKDIADRGITFVEKYHPELPRVKVDLNQMHQVFLNLFLNAIQAMPKGGELRIEADPLYSKSSSPSRADYVQVAVRDTGQGVPPNILSKIFDPFFTTKAKGVGLGLSISYQIIKKHGGTIRVESKAGSGTAFFITLPLFNGGIEG, encoded by the coding sequence ATGGCGAGACAGGGAGTTGAGAAGGGCCAGTCGAATTCGGTGGTTTCCAACAAGGGCCGTTCCAAGCGACTCTCTCGGGTGGACAAACTCCTTCAGGAGATCGAGAGGCTCCGAAACTTCAATGAGAGTATTATCCAGTCCATCAGCAGTGGACTCATCCTCGTGGACAACGGGGGGAAGATCAGCTACATCAACAAGGCCACGGAGAAAATCCTAGCCTACACGCCTGAGGAAGTGATCGGAAAGGATTTCGAGATCCTCCATCTCAGAGAAAAGAAAAACCTCATGGGAACCCCATTTGATCCATCCGGCGATATTGATACCCGAAGGGAGGGAAGTATCAGGCGGAAGGATGGAGTAGATATCCCCACCGGTTTTACCATAAGCAACCACGTGGATGTTCACGGAAGCAAGATCGGCGAGATTGTCATTTTCCGCGATCTCACCGACGTCTACAAGATGCAGGAGGAGATTCTGCGGATGGACCGCCTGGTATCCCTGGGTGAGATATCCTCGGGTATTGCTCATGAAATCCGAAACCCATTGGCAGGTATCAAGACCACGGCCCAGGCCATGGGTGAGGATATGGACAGGAATGATCCGAAGCGGGAGTATCTCAACCGGATCACTAAGGAGATCGATCGTCTCAACGACCTGTTGAAAATGTTTTTTTCTTTTGCCAAGCCGCAAAAGCCGAATCTGGTTTTTTGCAATATCAAGGACGTTGTAACCGAAATCACCCCTTTGTTGATAAAGGATATCGCCGACCGGGGGATCACCTTTGTGGAGAAGTATCATCCCGAACTACCCAGGGTGAAGGTCGATCTGAACCAGATGCACCAGGTATTCCTCAACCTCTTCCTCAATGCGATTCAGGCCATGCCGAAAGGCGGTGAATTGAGAATCGAGGCAGATCCCCTGTACTCCAAGTCCTCGAGTCCCTCTCGGGCCGATTATGTCCAGGTGGCAGTGAGGGATACAGGACAGGGTGTACCCCCTAACATTCTGTCAAAGATCTTTGACCCCTTTTTTACGACCAAGGCAAAGGGAGTCGGTTTGGGACTCTCCATATCTTACCAGATCATCAAGAAACACGGAGGGACCATCAGGGTCGAGAGCAAAGCGGGCAGTGGAACGGCGTTTTTTATAACTCTTCCTCTTTTCAACGGAGGGATTGAGGGGTAG
- a CDS encoding sigma-54-dependent Fis family transcriptional regulator, whose amino-acid sequence MKPAILIVDDDEVMRQTLSDVFTKREYEVYTTETGKEAITSVQTQIVDLVLLDIRLPDMDGISVLKKIKEIDTDLMVIMMTAYSDVQTAVMAMKAGAYDYINKPFELDELKLLIQKAIETQSLRNEVRRLRRQHEKEESHTQIYGNSPQVRNIKELIQMIAQTPRTSVLIQGESGTGKELAANAIHYGSKRANKPLIKINCSAIPENLLETELFGYEKGAFTDAKSTKKGLLELASGGTVFLDEIGDMNPYLQSKFLRVLETQSFMRVGGSREIHVDLRFIAASNKNLAEMVNRGDFRKDLYYRLKVMVLDIPPLRERKEDILLLANLFIEEGNKELGKNIKGILPKARDLLLNYSWPGNIRELKNVLERAMILSTSDEISPETLPIELREHRSAPPGLSLDADESSLEAVEKKHIFEILSMVNGNKSKAARSLGISRSTLREKLKKYAMS is encoded by the coding sequence ATGAAGCCAGCGATACTTATCGTAGACGATGACGAAGTAATGCGCCAGACGCTCTCGGACGTTTTCACGAAGAGGGAGTATGAAGTCTACACGACAGAGACCGGGAAAGAGGCGATTACATCGGTTCAGACACAAATCGTCGATCTAGTTCTCCTGGACATTCGGCTGCCGGACATGGACGGAATCTCCGTCTTGAAGAAAATCAAGGAGATCGATACGGATCTAATGGTCATCATGATGACGGCTTACTCTGATGTACAGACTGCTGTCATGGCAATGAAAGCCGGGGCCTACGACTATATCAACAAACCCTTTGAGCTTGATGAGCTCAAGTTGTTGATCCAGAAGGCTATCGAAACCCAGAGTCTACGCAATGAGGTCCGCCGTTTGAGGAGACAGCACGAAAAAGAGGAGAGTCACACCCAAATCTACGGAAACAGCCCTCAGGTGCGGAACATCAAAGAACTGATCCAGATGATAGCTCAAACCCCGAGGACATCTGTGTTGATCCAGGGGGAGAGCGGTACGGGCAAAGAGCTGGCCGCCAACGCCATCCATTACGGGAGCAAACGGGCCAACAAACCTCTGATCAAGATCAACTGTAGCGCCATCCCCGAGAACCTGTTGGAGACCGAACTGTTCGGGTATGAGAAGGGCGCTTTCACGGATGCCAAGTCCACAAAGAAGGGACTCCTGGAGTTGGCCAGTGGTGGGACCGTCTTCCTCGACGAAATTGGAGACATGAACCCTTATCTCCAGTCCAAGTTTCTTCGGGTGCTTGAGACCCAGTCTTTCATGCGGGTTGGAGGATCCCGGGAGATCCACGTGGACCTGCGATTCATCGCTGCGAGCAATAAGAATCTGGCCGAAATGGTGAACAGGGGAGATTTCCGGAAAGACCTTTACTACCGCCTCAAGGTGATGGTGCTGGATATTCCTCCGCTGAGGGAGCGGAAGGAAGACATTCTCCTCCTTGCCAATCTCTTTATCGAGGAAGGCAACAAGGAATTGGGAAAGAATATCAAAGGCATCCTGCCCAAGGCAAGAGATCTGTTGCTCAACTATTCCTGGCCCGGAAATATCCGGGAGCTAAAGAATGTTCTGGAAAGGGCGATGATTCTGTCGACGAGTGACGAGATTTCGCCCGAAACCCTTCCCATCGAGCTGAGAGAACACCGCAGCGCTCCACCCGGTCTGTCTCTGGACGCTGATGAGTCTTCCCTTGAGGCGGTCGAAAAGAAGCACATCTTTGAAATCCTGTCAATGGTCAATGGGAACAAGTCAAAAGCGGCTAGGAGCTTGGGTATTTCGAGGTCCACACTGAGAGAAAAGCTCAAGAAGTACGCTATGTCTTGA
- the pilM gene encoding type IV pilus assembly protein PilM, with protein sequence MLFGKKKDVIGLDIGSSSIKIIELNETNKGYRLINCAMSVIPPEAIVDGSLMDSVAIVDTIRDLVKSFKIKTKEVVTSVSGHSVIVKKISLPVITEDELAESIQWEAERYIPFDASDVNIDFQILGSNEENSELMDVVLVAAKKDIINDYLSVLLEAGLNPVIIDIDAFALENMFQTNYPTKMGEVVGLVDIGANVMNINIVKDGISAFTRDVFKGGSSITEEIQKHLHVDYEEAEALKVGSKIDDSKKRAIDSILKTASDEFASEISQSLDYFQKTSNQNLDRLFVSGGCSKIEGLTKAIEAQVGVPVEVVDPFQNIEVTKKDLSLDYINDISPFMAVGVGLALRRVGDR encoded by the coding sequence ATGCTATTCGGCAAGAAGAAGGATGTTATCGGCCTGGATATCGGGTCGAGTTCCATCAAGATCATCGAACTCAATGAGACCAACAAAGGCTACAGATTGATCAATTGCGCCATGTCAGTCATTCCACCGGAAGCGATAGTGGACGGGTCTCTGATGGACTCGGTCGCCATTGTGGATACGATCCGGGACTTGGTCAAGAGTTTCAAGATCAAGACCAAGGAAGTCGTGACTTCGGTCTCCGGCCATTCAGTGATCGTGAAGAAAATCAGCCTTCCGGTGATTACGGAGGACGAGTTGGCAGAGTCGATCCAATGGGAGGCAGAGAGGTACATCCCTTTTGACGCCAGCGACGTGAATATCGACTTCCAGATTCTCGGATCAAACGAGGAGAACAGCGAACTGATGGACGTTGTACTGGTGGCTGCCAAAAAGGATATCATCAACGACTACCTTTCGGTCCTTCTCGAAGCGGGGCTTAATCCCGTGATCATAGACATCGACGCTTTTGCCCTGGAAAACATGTTTCAGACAAACTACCCTACCAAAATGGGCGAAGTGGTTGGGCTCGTTGACATCGGGGCAAACGTGATGAACATCAACATCGTAAAGGACGGTATTTCGGCCTTCACCCGAGACGTGTTCAAGGGAGGAAGTTCTATTACCGAAGAGATCCAGAAACATCTTCATGTCGACTATGAAGAGGCGGAAGCTCTGAAGGTGGGAAGTAAGATCGATGATTCAAAGAAAAGAGCGATCGACAGTATTCTGAAAACGGCTTCTGACGAGTTTGCCTCGGAGATCTCACAGTCCCTCGACTACTTCCAGAAGACATCGAACCAGAATCTAGACAGGCTTTTTGTGAGCGGTGGTTGCTCCAAGATAGAGGGATTGACCAAGGCCATCGAGGCACAAGTCGGTGTTCCCGTGGAAGTGGTCGATCCTTTTCAGAACATCGAGGTGACGAAGAAGGACCTGTCCCTGGATTACATAAACGATATCAGCCCATTCATGGCCGTTGGGGTCGGATTAGCCTTGAGGAGGGTCGGAGATCGATGA
- a CDS encoding PilN domain-containing protein: MIRINLLVAREERKRESIRKEATIFVVVIALVLAGVGLIQWFSDRQRDEIITQIRNSRAELKRLEAIKREINKAKANKKMLQEKLDIIVRLNKNRTRPIEIMTLLASKIPKKMWLKSLDKKAQKLTLQGIALDDETIANFMKSLQQSKMFTAVQLVVTERVTVEKINLKKFTMICTIGA, from the coding sequence ATGATTAGAATCAATCTGCTGGTTGCGAGAGAGGAACGCAAAAGAGAGTCCATCCGAAAAGAGGCCACAATCTTCGTTGTCGTCATTGCCCTGGTTCTTGCGGGAGTCGGCCTGATTCAGTGGTTTTCCGATCGACAGCGGGATGAAATCATAACACAGATCAGGAATTCCCGGGCCGAGCTGAAACGACTTGAAGCGATCAAACGCGAGATCAACAAGGCCAAGGCGAACAAGAAGATGCTTCAGGAGAAGCTTGACATCATCGTCCGTCTCAACAAGAACAGGACTCGTCCCATTGAGATCATGACCCTTTTGGCATCTAAGATTCCTAAGAAGATGTGGCTCAAGTCTTTGGATAAGAAGGCTCAGAAATTGACCCTTCAAGGAATCGCCTTGGACGACGAGACGATCGCCAATTTCATGAAGAGCCTCCAGCAGTCCAAGATGTTCACGGCCGTCCAACTGGTGGTTACCGAGAGGGTGACAGTAGAGAAGATCAATCTGAAGAAGTTCACCATGATCTGCACCATTGGAGCATAG
- a CDS encoding type 4a pilus biogenesis protein PilO, whose product MAITMDSIVKLPPAKKALILVVVAFVIVGGYAYLFYLPQREEIKSLRSQRDKLVRELNESRAVARNLEKFKKEVAQLQGQLNKALAQLPNRREIPELLKSISKLGKGSNLEFLRFRPAAERPKQFYAEVPLELVFLGTYHETGIFFDRISKLPRIINVENFKMVPGKGGGVQNILQTQCVATTFRFLEKAANKASKKRK is encoded by the coding sequence ATGGCGATCACTATGGATTCCATCGTGAAGCTTCCACCGGCTAAGAAGGCCCTGATCTTGGTGGTTGTGGCCTTCGTGATTGTCGGAGGTTATGCTTACCTGTTTTATCTACCCCAGAGGGAAGAGATCAAGAGCCTCCGCAGTCAACGAGACAAGTTGGTCAGGGAACTGAACGAGAGCCGCGCCGTTGCCAGGAATCTCGAAAAGTTCAAGAAAGAGGTGGCTCAATTGCAGGGGCAGCTCAACAAGGCTCTGGCTCAACTTCCCAACAGGCGTGAGATCCCCGAACTCCTTAAGAGCATATCGAAACTCGGCAAGGGGTCGAATCTGGAGTTTCTCAGGTTCCGCCCGGCTGCCGAACGGCCAAAGCAGTTCTATGCGGAAGTTCCACTGGAACTGGTGTTTCTCGGAACCTATCACGAAACGGGGATCTTCTTTGACCGGATCAGCAAGCTGCCACGGATCATCAATGTGGAAAACTTCAAAATGGTCCCCGGCAAGGGGGGTGGCGTGCAGAACATACTGCAGACCCAGTGCGTGGCCACCACCTTCCGTTTTCTGGAAAAGGCGGCAAACAAGGCAAGTAAGAAGCGGAAATAG
- a CDS encoding pilus assembly protein PilP, whose product MKGRSSIRRLSNILILLVGMALAVPACEKSPPPPPIKVTKRPRKKTKSARTSSSAGKMATLGKKPTFSYNPQGLADPFQPFIQVGSSGKTLKGVPRTPLQEYNLSQLTLTAIIWMDGGESRALVRDSAGKGFTLKRGTYIGNRGGRVKAIKRNRVIIEEPMRVYGKESKMRQIVMKMPAEGGKK is encoded by the coding sequence ATGAAAGGACGGAGCAGTATCAGAAGACTTAGCAACATCTTGATCCTCCTGGTGGGGATGGCCCTTGCCGTGCCGGCATGTGAGAAGTCTCCGCCCCCTCCCCCCATAAAGGTGACCAAGCGTCCGAGAAAGAAAACAAAGTCGGCCAGGACCTCTTCTTCTGCTGGGAAGATGGCTACCTTAGGGAAGAAGCCGACGTTCTCTTACAATCCCCAAGGGCTGGCTGATCCTTTTCAGCCCTTTATTCAAGTCGGATCGAGCGGTAAGACTCTGAAGGGCGTCCCCAGAACCCCCCTTCAGGAGTACAACCTCAGTCAGCTTACCTTGACCGCCATCATCTGGATGGATGGGGGGGAAAGCCGTGCCCTGGTAAGGGATTCTGCTGGAAAGGGGTTCACCCTTAAAAGGGGGACTTACATCGGTAACAGAGGTGGCAGGGTAAAGGCCATAAAGAGAAACAGGGTAATCATCGAGGAACCCATGAGGGTATACGGAAAAGAGTCGAAAATGAGACAAATCGTAATGAAGATGCCGGCGGAAGGAGGAAAAAAATGA
- the pilQ gene encoding type IV pilus secretin PilQ, whose translation MKHSAWNRFIGVTLVFFLALVAAALVGCSARRGPEEATLPPVAKEPVAIKGLTFSEQEGYTRVAIEGSRPIDYESIELLEDPLRISLEIPNATLEVATPVSVNNGTVTEISGLTSGDRTKIEIGLADKVDYSLTQEMNSLYIDIEKATEAQASRPVRPAVIEEVKKISAMGPARALTGVSVAKHGNTTEVTITADGIIGDYNAFTLGSPPRLVIDLWKLKSKFPKNSVSANTPNLRRIRIGEHPKKMRLVLDAVGTKPPRYRIEGFQNQLVVLLGDVKALKGEGIGILGAVDFKQIDDRSRVVLSSSQKVDYEIFKASPEDIVVDLKKTIAPRRLRRFFDTSAFDSPVDSIRLYNVRSETSRDVRVVIHLGESVDFEAYQEGERIFVDFQKPQTSKPELTTQPTRPESAEPVESATLEQERTVQDVEEEKSQAAPGSPSAQKEEAVSREPGAEGAAPEKTVSSETKTEQAATTKAEEGRKASPRETSAPSLSPAKAAGKEHYYELALTPGKEYTGRRISLDFKDADIKNILRLIAEVSNLNIVAGDDVKGKVTIRLIDVPWDQALDIILFSNKLGKMRMGNVVRVAPVEVLKKEEEELLSSKRTKEKLEDLVTELIPVNYSSAQELQAQVKNLLSERGSVSIDTRTNTLVIKDIPKNVSEAKELVRRLDSKTPQVVIEARFVEASSSFSRELGIKWGGQAGYDSAGNPTMELGGSKGTLGIKGGISTNTAANFPVAGATSGIVFNLANLGDITNLDIELSALEESGEGEIISAPRITTIDNKEASIEQGLRIPYLKLTAEGTATTEFIEANVNLRVTPHVTNDGHVKMNIKASKDSPDDSITVQGVPAIDKKEAITEVLVEDGDVVVIAGLYSIERSHNVGRIPLLGKIPLVGFLFRNTEIQDDRRDLLIFISPKIVKGREPVV comes from the coding sequence ATGAAACATTCGGCGTGGAATCGCTTCATTGGAGTGACTCTCGTCTTTTTCTTGGCCCTTGTGGCGGCCGCTCTGGTTGGCTGTAGCGCCAGGAGAGGACCGGAGGAGGCCACACTTCCTCCCGTGGCGAAGGAGCCGGTTGCCATAAAAGGTCTCACTTTTTCGGAACAGGAGGGCTATACTCGAGTGGCCATCGAGGGTTCCAGGCCCATCGACTACGAGTCAATCGAACTCCTTGAGGATCCTCTCAGGATCTCCCTCGAGATCCCCAATGCGACTCTGGAGGTCGCAACGCCTGTTTCCGTGAACAACGGAACCGTCACCGAGATCTCGGGACTTACAAGCGGAGACAGGACGAAGATCGAGATTGGGCTTGCCGACAAGGTGGATTACAGTCTCACCCAGGAGATGAACAGCCTTTACATAGACATCGAAAAGGCCACGGAGGCGCAGGCTTCCCGGCCAGTGAGACCGGCAGTCATAGAGGAGGTCAAGAAGATCAGTGCCATGGGACCTGCCCGGGCACTGACAGGCGTCTCGGTCGCCAAGCATGGCAATACCACAGAGGTGACCATTACAGCCGACGGGATCATCGGCGATTACAACGCCTTCACTCTCGGATCTCCACCGCGGCTGGTCATCGATCTTTGGAAGTTGAAAAGCAAGTTCCCGAAGAATTCCGTGTCGGCCAACACGCCCAATCTCAGACGGATCCGGATCGGCGAGCATCCGAAAAAGATGAGATTGGTTCTCGATGCTGTGGGAACAAAGCCGCCCCGGTATCGAATCGAGGGCTTCCAGAATCAACTGGTAGTCCTTCTCGGGGATGTGAAGGCATTGAAGGGAGAGGGCATTGGGATCCTCGGCGCAGTGGATTTCAAGCAGATCGACGATAGGTCGAGGGTGGTCCTATCCAGTTCACAGAAGGTGGATTACGAAATCTTCAAGGCTTCTCCCGAGGATATTGTGGTCGACCTCAAGAAGACGATCGCTCCGAGGCGTTTGAGACGGTTCTTCGACACCAGTGCCTTTGACAGCCCGGTCGATTCCATCCGTCTCTACAATGTGAGGAGTGAGACCTCACGAGACGTGAGAGTCGTCATCCATCTAGGGGAAAGCGTCGACTTTGAGGCCTACCAGGAGGGCGAGCGGATTTTTGTAGACTTCCAGAAACCCCAAACCAGCAAGCCCGAACTGACTACCCAACCAACCCGGCCGGAGTCTGCAGAGCCGGTCGAGTCGGCGACTCTTGAACAAGAGAGAACCGTCCAGGATGTTGAGGAAGAGAAGTCCCAGGCCGCCCCTGGCTCCCCCTCAGCTCAAAAGGAGGAAGCGGTTTCCCGTGAGCCTGGGGCCGAGGGTGCCGCTCCGGAGAAAACCGTCTCTTCCGAGACAAAGACCGAGCAGGCTGCCACGACGAAAGCCGAGGAGGGTAGGAAAGCGAGCCCCAGAGAGACTTCAGCCCCGTCCCTCTCCCCTGCAAAGGCGGCAGGGAAGGAACACTACTATGAGCTTGCCCTGACACCTGGAAAGGAGTATACGGGTAGGCGCATATCTCTCGACTTCAAAGACGCCGACATCAAGAACATCCTCCGCTTGATCGCAGAGGTGAGCAATCTCAACATCGTGGCAGGAGATGACGTCAAGGGTAAGGTGACGATCCGCCTCATCGACGTTCCGTGGGATCAGGCCCTGGACATCATCCTTTTTTCCAACAAACTGGGCAAGATGCGTATGGGAAACGTTGTTCGTGTTGCTCCGGTGGAGGTTCTCAAGAAGGAAGAGGAGGAGCTTCTCAGTTCCAAGAGAACAAAGGAAAAACTGGAGGATCTTGTGACCGAACTGATCCCGGTCAATTACTCCTCGGCTCAGGAGCTCCAGGCCCAGGTCAAGAATCTCCTTTCTGAGAGAGGGTCTGTCTCGATCGACACCAGGACGAATACTCTTGTCATCAAGGACATACCGAAGAACGTGTCCGAGGCGAAAGAACTCGTCCGGCGTCTCGACAGCAAGACACCCCAGGTGGTGATTGAGGCGAGATTCGTCGAGGCGTCTTCCAGCTTCTCCCGGGAACTCGGGATCAAATGGGGAGGCCAGGCTGGGTATGACTCAGCCGGGAATCCTACGATGGAACTCGGGGGTTCGAAAGGTACCCTGGGAATAAAAGGAGGGATTTCAACGAACACCGCGGCTAATTTCCCGGTTGCAGGAGCGACAAGCGGGATCGTCTTCAACCTGGCTAATCTCGGGGACATAACCAATCTCGACATAGAGCTTTCTGCGCTGGAGGAATCCGGTGAGGGAGAGATTATTTCTGCACCTAGGATTACCACTATCGATAACAAGGAGGCCTCAATCGAGCAGGGTCTCAGGATCCCATATTTGAAACTCACGGCAGAAGGTACGGCCACCACGGAATTCATCGAGGCGAACGTGAATCTCCGGGTGACACCCCATGTGACAAACGACGGCCACGTCAAGATGAACATCAAGGCCTCAAAGGATTCCCCGGACGATTCAATTACGGTTCAAGGCGTTCCGGCTATCGACAAGAAGGAGGCCATCACCGAGGTCCTCGTCGAGGATGGCGATGTGGTGGTGATTGCGGGTCTCTACAGCATCGAAAGGTCTCACAACGTGGGCCGGATCCCACTGCTCGGAAAGATACCGCTCGTGGGGTTTTTGTTCAGGAATACGGAGATCCAGGACGACCGGAGGGACCTCTTGATCTTCATCTCGCCCAAAATCGTCAAGGGGAGAGAACCGGTCGTCTGA
- a CDS encoding N-acetylmuramoyl-L-alanine amidase, with the protein MRYGRPLLAFALVLLMSSWWACRATASPPKDGETAYKEARAEYYALRNSEAKRRYRSNWVRCIGRFEAVWRDFPESQRADDALYMVGRLYEDLHRRSGRASDLEFAISAYQRLTALYPSSRLADDGQFRIGMVYLKLRKYEEAYISLSKVERRFPNGDMTKAARKQLVRLRPYRPKKRPLVQVKGIRHWSSPEYTRVVIDLERDAEFEVHLLKEDRKRGEPPRLYVDIQSSWISADLSRPIPIRDGLLTMARVAQHTRDVVRVVLDMESLASYKAFPLKVPSRIIVDVHGDRGSSLSPGADHGVVKRRSFSPQPDLGIRRVVIDPGHGGKDPGAIGPGGLQEKDVVLKIAKKLEKRLRRELGLETILTRNGDTFVSLDERTAIANTHNADLFVSIHANANRRQSARGIETYVLNFATDEESIELAARENAVSRKKLSDLQYILYDLMRTAKIGESRTLAEYTQESICRHLSGKYHGIRNLGVKEAPFYVLIGANMPCILVEVSFISNRQEERRLGNDRYLDEIAKGIEEGIARYIAESKRIPTT; encoded by the coding sequence TTGAGGTATGGCCGTCCCCTTTTGGCCTTTGCTCTTGTCCTCTTGATGAGCTCCTGGTGGGCTTGCCGGGCTACGGCTTCTCCTCCAAAGGATGGAGAGACTGCATACAAAGAGGCGAGGGCCGAGTATTACGCTCTTCGAAATTCAGAAGCCAAACGGAGATACAGATCCAATTGGGTGAGATGTATCGGCCGATTTGAAGCTGTCTGGCGAGACTTCCCCGAGAGCCAGCGTGCCGACGATGCCCTTTATATGGTGGGGCGGCTGTACGAGGATCTCCACCGCCGCTCCGGCCGGGCCTCCGATCTTGAGTTCGCCATCTCGGCCTACCAGCGTTTGACGGCTCTTTACCCCTCAAGTCGTCTGGCCGATGACGGTCAATTCAGGATAGGAATGGTCTACCTGAAACTCCGGAAATACGAGGAGGCCTACATCAGTCTTTCCAAGGTGGAACGGCGGTTTCCCAATGGCGATATGACGAAGGCGGCGAGAAAGCAGCTGGTCCGCCTGAGGCCGTACCGTCCGAAAAAGAGACCGCTGGTCCAGGTCAAGGGGATCAGACACTGGTCCAGCCCAGAGTATACCCGGGTGGTGATCGACCTGGAGAGGGACGCTGAGTTTGAGGTCCACCTGCTCAAAGAGGACCGAAAAAGGGGTGAACCCCCGAGGCTCTATGTTGACATTCAATCATCCTGGATCAGTGCCGACTTGAGCAGGCCCATACCTATACGGGACGGGCTCCTCACTATGGCCCGGGTTGCCCAGCATACAAGAGACGTGGTGAGGGTCGTTCTTGACATGGAATCCCTTGCCAGTTATAAGGCATTTCCTCTCAAGGTCCCTTCCAGAATCATCGTCGATGTCCATGGAGACAGAGGAAGCTCTCTTTCACCCGGTGCGGACCACGGGGTGGTCAAGAGACGTTCCTTCTCCCCACAGCCGGATCTCGGTATCAGGCGTGTAGTCATCGATCCCGGTCATGGGGGGAAGGACCCGGGTGCCATAGGTCCTGGCGGCCTGCAGGAGAAAGACGTTGTCCTGAAGATCGCCAAGAAACTGGAGAAGAGGCTCAGGAGGGAACTCGGCCTCGAGACCATTCTCACACGCAATGGCGACACCTTCGTCTCCCTCGATGAAAGGACGGCCATTGCAAATACCCATAATGCGGACCTTTTTGTCTCCATCCATGCTAATGCGAACCGCAGGCAAAGCGCCCGGGGAATCGAGACCTATGTTCTGAATTTTGCAACCGACGAGGAATCCATCGAGCTGGCGGCAAGGGAGAATGCGGTTTCGAGGAAGAAACTGAGCGACCTCCAGTACATTCTGTATGATCTCATGCGGACTGCAAAGATCGGCGAGTCTCGTACCCTCGCCGAATACACCCAGGAGTCGATCTGCAGGCATCTCAGCGGCAAGTACCATGGGATCCGTAATCTGGGCGTGAAGGAGGCACCGTTCTATGTCCTCATAGGAGCCAACATGCCGTGCATTCTCGTCGAGGTCTCCTTCATCAGCAACCGCCAGGAGGAGAGAAGGCTGGGAAACGATCGGTATCTGGATGAGATTGCAAAGGGAATAGAAGAGGGCATTGCTAGATATATAGCAGAGAGTAAACGGATTCCCACCACTTGA